In Gossypium hirsutum isolate 1008001.06 chromosome A10, Gossypium_hirsutum_v2.1, whole genome shotgun sequence, the DNA window atactcactatgcttaaggaactttagaaacTCCTTAGCCTCCTCCTTCTTTACCAGCTCCTTGCCAGGTACTTCAACCTCTTTCTTCCCAACGTCAACATCCTCTGTTTTCGTGGGATCCACTCTGATGCCCCAcatcataacgcttcccactTCATGTATGAGAACCTtcattttgcacacccctagacGCACTGGCTATGCTCTCCCCCTCAGGTACTGTTACACTGCAGCCATAGCTCCATGGCACTCTCCTgtcatccttgtaagggaaaggagtgGGTTTGTGGATGACGACATTGGGTTCGGTTTGTGCCCCTACTTCATCATTTCCtggcaaggaaataataattcttggtCGGTTGATTCCTCGTCGTTCATTTTCCAACACACATATTTGTCTTTTGCAAAAACTACCCTAAAAAATCTGTAGCTCTTTGTTAACCATAAGGccttgcaccatggccttgaactcctcacaattttggatcatatgacccaTCTCTCCATGGAATTCACAATAGTTCCCCATTCTTTCTCTACCTTTTCCAGAGGTCAACATTCATCTCCTCACCATCTCCTCCCATATTACTTTCATGGGAGTCTTCACCTTAGCAACATCTTCCTTGATTCTTCCTTCCTtggtttcatcaatggcattcactctttgattgccatgatctGGTAATGGACTTTCGGCATTAGGGGTACTGTCgaatttcacaacccccatcttgataagCCTCTCCACGGCCTTCTTGAATCTGGTGCAGTTTTCAATCGAATGCCCCGGTATTCCCGTATGATATTCGcatttagcatttgcatcataccatttggggtacgatGGCTATACTGGTTTCAAGTGAAAGGGAGCAATAGCATGTGCATcatataagctttgataaagctcatgATACGTCATAGAGATAGGCGTGAATTGCATCCTTTCCGAATTCTATCTTGTGCCCGATTCCTGTCTTTGACTACTTTGTTGCTTGATCGCAGCTGCtttgggttgaccaactgtgattgccctCGAGTTGAGACTATTCACCTCATTGTCCTTTCTTCCCTTGGGGCTGATCTTTTTGCCGTTTCTCCCTCAATTTTACCGCTCCTcatggcgttctcaatcatctctcctgccataactatatccACGAAACTTTTCGTggtgcttccaatcatgtgagtgatgaatgatgccttcaaagtgttgataaacaacatggtggtCTCTTTTTCTAACAGTGGCGGTTGTACTTGCATTGCTACTTCCCTCCATcgttgtgcgtattgcctaaaattttcattaggctttttctccatattatGAAGCGTGATCCTGTCCAGCATCATATCAGTCACATGGCTGTACTGTTGTATGAAGGCTTGCgcaagatctctccatgaaccgATTCTTGCATGGCTCAACTGATTGTATCACCTAGCCGCTGCTCCTACTAAGctgtcttgaaaacaatggatcaatagttgattattgttcacatacccagtcattcccctacaaaacattgttatgtgtgcctttgggcaagtagtcccgttgtacttttcaaactccggcatcttaaatttgtgaggaagcaccaagtctgggaccaaacttaagtctttggcatcaatcccatgatgattgccagtgccttccaaaaccctaaatttctCTTCCAACCACTTGCAACGATCCTCCAACTATTTTGAGGATTCGGTTGCCATTTTTTCCCTCTCCATCATATCCAGATCAGGAGTGATAGAGTTGATCAGACTATCACCCAAATTATTTCTCAACCCAGATAGGAAATTTACGGGAATTCCAGCATCAACCGGCCTATGTTGAGGCCTTACAGTGACAGATGGCTTTCTAAGAGGTACCTCGGTTTGCAGTGGCACATGAGGCGGAGTAAAACCCGGAGGATGATCCTTACCCTCTTCGCCAGTGATAGCTATGAGGGTCTTCCCTTTATCAGTGGCCCTTAGAAGCTGAGTCATTTCTGCCATCATATTCCTCTGAGCCTTTAACATTTGTTCCTTCATGTCATTCTGCATcttggccaactgctcttgcaatTGGTCTTGCATATCTTTTTGCAACTGttcgaacctttgatccatactctTAGTTTTAGTGCTACTGCCGTAGGGATGTGTGATTTccatattttcttttctacctctctttctcaaaaagaaaactttaactaattagagtctttctataactttgaatgcatatgatgtgatataatgcaaatgcatgaatgcaaaaaggcatcgatctcgattcaatctcatttagaaaactttatttagaaaaagaatatctttacatataaatggattataTATACGCCtttgccctaatgcccaaagttttaactttatctaataaaagggctaactctcgacCTTTATCAGACGCTGACTCATACATcatactcaaagcatcagctcgTACTGCTAAGTCTCGAACATATTCAGCAACCTCTCGGATCTGGGCTATAGCCTCCTCAATAATGTAATCCCTATCTCTGACTTGACCTTTAACTTGATGGAGCTCTTCTTTGAGACAATCTTCTTGAGCCTTGAGCTGCTCAATCCGAAGTTCACTATCATGCAATGCCACTTCCAAATCTTCAACCTTACTTTTTAGCTCCTCTAACTCGACCGTAGGATCATGGTTTCGGTGCCAACGaagggatcttccaagctcagttaccttagtcttcaaccctttattctctttctctaatgccaaattctgcgACCGCATCTCTTGGCACTTCCTCTCCCAATACCCGGCTCTAGCTTTTTCCTTTTGAACTTATTTCTGCCACTGTTCCGAAGACATTCCTAACCCTATTCACTTTAAAGATACTTGTGCCTTCTTATACTCCTATTTTAAATAATCTCGGTCTTCCTCAaccttcctcttttctttcctaACCTTTTCAACCTCCTTCTTTTGCAGGTCGACATCTAGACTCAGGTACATCTTCTCCTCCTCAAGCTTTTCTATCTTTTATTCGAGTTCCAAATTCTTTCTCTTAAATTCTTGCTTCATGATATCAAGCTCCGAGGGTATCACTTGTAGATATTCCTCCATTGGTCGAACTTCCTCCATTTTTTCATAGGGACATTATCGTTAATCCTTCTACTCCTTCACTCGACATATTCCGGTGTCGTAGCAGGATTAATGGCCACCCTCTTCAACCGATAAGTCTTGTTCCAAGCACTAGAAACTTCGCTAACCTTCCTCTTGTAATCAGCTCCTCTGTATACAAACTCACTTTGAGCTAACCCCTAAGTCACTGTTACGAACTGTCTCAATCCATACTGCCTCAGCACGAGCAAAAGGGCATAACCAatgcaccccaaattcccaatagGGGAACCCAATCAAAGCTGCCACATCGATAAAGTATCTTACCATGAACCATCcatggagctctccactcaacatccTCCGACTGAAGATTCCGAAGTAATGCTATCCAATTCTCCTCCGGCACATCCACTTTTCTAGACGAGGCAACTATATCTTTCATTGGGGAGTAGGTCTTAAAGAAAACTCGACAAACAATCCTATAAATCAACCGgaagtgactgtagaaccaagccaaaagtaactgagcacatCCTATAAACCTGCCTGCACCAGCCCTCCTACATACACCTAAGGACCTAAATGTTTCCGCCAAAATCGTAAGGACGAAAGTGACTGTTTTGCtgagtcgatgaaaaagatccgtggttgcctctttcacatatcccaaagccctagggaagaccatcagtccatacaaacttaaggcaaaaatgtctaccttcttcgtctcatcagggtgtgttaaaatcaaatctttcaaagcgtcccacgaaatgcacttgcactcacccttctctttaattctggCCGTGACCTACTGCTCGCTCATCTCTTTAATGGCcattaatttcttccaaaaggtagggacacaagcagctcgagaatagATCCTATCACTCTGAAACCTGGGACAAAGAAGTAAGGCGGTGTACTCCTCCACGGTAGGTACCAAGTCTACTTCCCCAAAGGTGAAACAACTGTACGCCGGGTTctaaaactgagcaagggctcggaataagtGCTCATTTACTTGAATATCGAGCAAGTAAGGTAAATCTCTGTAATTATCGTAGAATAACTACTTGATCTCATTGCCCTACTGATCTcaaatttccttaagctcttggagattattctgtgtgacactaATACGAGTATAATCTGACAGCTCTGACACATATCCCATAGTTATACTGTCTCCCTTTTCTAGTTAAGTTTGCTCTGACCATCTATGAACATCGgcgttgccctccactctatcaagaagtccgttctccataataaaacttcctaacttaaaaactgaccgtgaatcgatacctttgtaaatgcaaaatgacatgcaaacaaaagaaaagaaatagtcagtatcacatgatatcaataaatctcaatgatagtttataagggtaatatctaaagtttaattctaactaagctgggttcttacggtttttctatatgaggttagttctaaagtttgaggtacccgaaccagcagattcctcgattctcacccattataggctcatttgaatcgagttcagttcaggggaatacatttccctatagctacacggagatgaaaatctcacgaaaccataggtacgaatgtatcccgaaagtgatccactatcctacacggaggcgaaaacctcacgaaggcgtagtttctcactcccacttaagggtgtaaccacaacggtcatgcaaatgcaatgcgtatcagaatatagcaacacatgcaataatacaaacacatttaatgcaaagaggattaaattttaaaatttttaatttttgacattaagataagagataatcaattacatggcttgactctcttattagtcctcagcggagtcgccaagctgtcgaaaccatttttaaatcgagttttggaaaatgggaatcgactttaagaaaacgggagtcgccaccaatctttttgggtgtgattgggtcaccttataagatgttttgttttaaaacattaattttggtctacgaaagtcgagaaaacatATTCGGGATTCGattacgtacaaggaagggttagcaccctcgtaacgcccaaaaattagtacctaattgattatcaagtgtctttaatgtcagaaattaaaaaatttaagatgcaatcctcttttaatatttttgattttgaaaattaaggttcacttgtatcaaatgaatcaaaatattacatccaataagttaggacacaatatttttaagacatttgaccctaagttagcctttttggaaatccctatatcaaaacaacaaaacgccatatccagtaagttaggacacaacgccttGAAATTCCGAAACAGTCGCTTGcactttgaaaaccttaaaaatttagaagggtgcttgactattcgaactcaacaaGAAAAGTTgtaacccaataagttagggtactacttttctcgaaattttcaaacaccaagcattgcctttattttttttaaactttagagTCTCGTTTTTAAAATCGATACATGAAGGAGCATATTATCAATATAGAACATCATACAAGATAACATATTATCTTAATAGGCAAGTAAAAGCATGaacttaaacaaattttaaacaaCGAACATGGCAAATTTAAAGCATGTAAAACATACATACAAACATATACGACGTACATTAAAAATGAATAAGtaagcatataaacatataagGTATActctctatatatatttttttttaaaaataatagacaAAAGATGATGCATGGCATACAATTTAACATAAACATGCCTAAAATAATACCAACATACATgtcaattctaaaatacaactCTTAACAATAATTATAAATGATATGTAAGATTTAATCAActaaacaatatcaaaataagagaAATACAAAGACAAATaagtaaaaaaagtataaaaaaataaaaaaataattagaaataagACATTTAAAAGTATAATATAAGAATGATAAAAGAGAAcccttttttaaaaatacttatatataaattatattataaggtaTAATAGCTATACATAAAAATGTACTAAGTATTAAcattacatttatttataaggttttgaaaatatataattaataaagaaTAATGCAtgctttataataaaataaaggtaatGTAAAGAAATATAGTATTACATATAGTGTATAacacaatttacaaataaaaatatataatcatataaattatgaaaatatataatacaatgtatataatataatatataaaaaatatcatgaaatatagtaaaatataatatgtGATGAATATATAAATAGAATATAATATGATGAgggatatataaaataataataataataagtattttacatataaaaatatagtaatataaacaatatataaaacatataaaaaacggaatgaatatatatatatatataacgaaataaaaattttaaaaaaaagtataataataatctaatgaataatttatatactatttatattactaatagtttttttaaaacaaaaaaaaatataaaataaaaaggattaaaatagaatttaattaagaaatctgggggttaatttttgaaataataaatattctgGGCCTGATTGAAATGCGCGTTAAATTTAGAGGACTCATTGGGCAATTTAGCCCTAatcctaaaacgacgtcgtttctcaAATACCATTTTAAAACTACcgtgaggactaaattgaaacaaaattaaatccTTAGggctaaatttgaaataaataaaaatggaattataaatattaaaaatgcaaGAGGACCAATTGTGTAATTAACCCAAtccttaaaaacacgcggatccccccgGGTAACCGGGTCAGCGCGCGGATCCTTAATCTAAAAACGATGCCATTTTAAGCTTATTAGGTTAaaccaaaacgacaccgtttcgtTGGGGCTATATAAACCAAAAGTTAAGCCCAAAATTCATTTTACACTggtttttaaaaacaaaaaggtTTGAAACTCTCTGCAGATGGGAAGAGAGGGATTCTGATCTTCGGCCTTCGACCTCCGAGCAACTCAGGCTCGTGTGCCTCACGCGCCACCATACACGGTGATCGGAGGGTTAAACCCTCGCCCATTTCGATGCAGATTTCGGTATATCATctctctttctttatttttatctGTAAACTAAGCAAACTACatgtaaaaatcataaataataaagtagatcTGAAGAGGAAAATCACCTTTCTCAGAAAGAAAACTACTTTTTGTATATATCAGTAGTAAACTTTTACAACTGTTCGTAGAATCCTTGTGTACAAGTTTGAAGTTTCTCTCTATCCCTCATGTGTTTTTGCTCTCTGTGTTTGTGTGTAAAATCCCCTCCCTCTTTTGCAGATTTGaagaaaggctttatagccttaggctattatgttttaggaaagaaatcaaagatttctttccttttttgccTTGGTTTTCTGTCTTTGCTTCCTCTTTTGTTCGCAGGTAATCCACGAGAATCTCGCTCAATCACTGATGTCTGCGCGTTGATGGAGCCAACGCCAGATTCCGGCGTGTCTTGAGCGTCGATAGTGGCGTGACATCTGATCATGACGCGCTTGGTGGCGTTGATTGGGCCATCGAATTTGCACGAGATGAAAGGTCGCGTCGCTTAGAGTGCCCGAAGCTTCCAGAATTTCATTACGGCGCTGAGTtctcaggaaaccctagggtttccttgCCTGTTTTTTGCTTTGGGCCTTTTGGGCCCCGTGTAAACCTAGGTCAAGGTGCTGGGTTTTTTTTTGGGTGTAAATGGGTCCAGTAAGCTTAAGTGGTTTGGATTTGGGCTTTAGCATTGTATTTAGGTGTTACCAGGTAGTACTTCTATATTGAATCAAAACATCTGggctttgtaattggacttttaaatggacattttaaataaataaatacttatttatttaattcttttattctgtttttagccggtcaaatttgggctgcTACAGGGAAATTATCCTATATTGTTGAAATGAATGTCTAATTGGGTTGTATGCtaaataaccggtaagtttaccttcctgttatctggacttactaagcatgtcaATGCTTACCCTATTTCATTTCCCCTGTTTTTCAGAACTTGcagactcgtgaagattggaagacgattggagtattgtcaacactatcaacttgtcttgccttggtatatagatacttttattttgttacaatggcatgtataggtttttggttattttgttaaatgTGTCATTTGGTTAGCCAATGTAAGGGTTTGAatgatatacctattcattttgtatatggccataaggcatggctcattttgatgtaggattcactcaaagcactcaaagtgtttaaggttcaaataaTGTGCGCTTAACAATCAAATAAAGCTCTTCTTAAATCACATTTCCAGTCCCTCTTTTGATAAGAGGAGAGAGCACAATGAATGCAACTCATGAAATAAATCTGATTCAACAGCATAATTTAACATTCCCTTTAAATATAAAGACATCAAAATCGAAACTACTTCccgaaaacaataaaaaaataaaaatatccaacCTTTTCCATCACAATCCTACATCAACTACGCTTAAATTAAACTCAGATTTCAATAGGATAATCACCATTCTTTGAATAATCttacttttcattattttaatttctcttaATTCAAATTagctataaattttatttatttccagAAATTAAGTGCAAGcaatataatattttcctaacCCTAGGAAAGACACAATTTCCCAAAAGTTTAACAAATccaaagtaaattaaataaaaaggatctAAAACAGAGAGATTGGGGAACGAACCTTAGGGTTAGTAACATGAGAGTTCTTACGGATCTCGGAGGAGATGGAAGAACAGAGCTCGGATTTGGTGACGACGTCGTCTAGGTTATAGATATCCATAATAGTGGGGATTGATCGACAAGCTTGTCTGAAGAAATCGAAGACCCGGCTCCTTGCTTCTTCCAAACTCGCTGAGTTGGGCGGTACTTTCACACTTCTCAATGTGAATGCCATTTTGGGTAATCTGAGTTCGAACTCGACTCGTTCAGTGACTCTTGAGTCAGGAGGTGAGAGGGATACTGTGGGAGGAAATGAACTTTAGTACACCTATTATCAatgtgaagaaataaaaaaaaggaaagaaagagcaaATACGCTAGTAAATAAATACGCTAGTAAATAAACACGCTAGTAAATAAAATACTAGAAAAAAAAATAGGCTTTCTACATATTGCATCGTCCAAAAAACGATTTTTATCAGCTGTAACAAAAAAAGAAACTTCATAGAAGTCGAAATATGAAGAAATATATATGCCTAGATACTTTATTCTATGGATAAAGATCTAATTGATAGAGGAAGCACCGTAAAGATCAATTAGCGAGGTTTTGAGCCGATACAATAAATAAGAACTGCTTATTTATGTCATGATATGAGATAAAAATTAGGAATCGACTTATGTAATAGAGCCGATCCCCTAAGTTATTGAGCAGCTCCAGAAGCCCAAACGCTGTCGTTTTATTGCAGTAGATCAGCCATAGATAATGGATAGACTGAGTTTTTAAGCCGGGCTTTAGTTAAGATTTTCAGTCTCAACTCTAGACCCGGTTTAAACCCAATCTTTTTATTACATAAATAATCATTTATAAATACATCtaatttagtttaaaatatattttttaaaaactaaaatatcagTATAAAATATTGCATtagctcaatatataattcaattcgttaaatacctttttttttgggaataaatattaataatgccaaaaattgtactaaaatttttaaattgaaaaaagagaaaaaaatttaatttttttagtataaaaaCTATATATCAAAGTACAACATATTTTGAGATACAAACAATTGTGCAATATTCATAACCAAATATTTGATATCAATTGTAATGTTTAAAtgttaaattcatataaatttgattaaatatagTTGATATATttcaccaaatatatatatatagtttatataaatcaaagaaatcaaatattcaaatctcattaaattctgtataaaagtaaaatagaTGGATCTAGAGTAAATAAGTTTTATTAAGTCCTAACTTGCCAATACAGAAGGATGTGAGTTCGAATATACTAAAGTGTATTATACTCCTATTTATAGATTGGCCATTATCTAAAATAATGGCATATATAACCAGaaactataataaaattgttaaaaaaaagttttacagCAATTTCATCTATGGGTAGTCTTCCTCAGCAAATGTGTAAAATGAATTACTGGTTTTACATTTCCCCACACTCAGCTATAATGCATGGTAATTTCGGCCGGTTGTTTGGTCCTGTAGCCACATTCTCTATCTTCCGAACAATGAGAAGACTATCTCCAAGCACCCTCTGCGCAATCATGGACAAAATAATTCTTCGTCATTTCTATGAATATTATTCGACTTTCAAAAATTGGGGAAATCCAAAATCCGGATGTACTCTGAACTAAAAGGTTAGAGAACATACCCCGAATACAACAAGCTTATTATCAAGCCACTCGCATTTCGTGCACGTGATAAAAAACTGCAGTCAATAAAGACCAAAATCAATATACGCGATAGTTCAGAACAGTAGACAACCATACTAGACGTGCTCGAAGAGTTTGTGACAACAATACTTCCATCAAATCCCAATTCACCTAACTGGAAACTTGCGGACAGAGAAATGCCTCTACGCATAGATATGGTACAAATAGCAAAATTCTATTATCTCGCCTTTAATATGAGACACTTGATCATTACTCATACTGCGTGCATTAATGGAAATCGGCATTTCTTTTTACATGCATCAGAtagcacatgtgtgtgtgtgtgtatacaAGCAAGAAATAGAAATTGAGTAGGTTACCTGACAATCATTGGTATTTGGACCACTGTTTGCCCGCAACATAAAAGGTAAAACAATATACAACTTTAGTAGAATTTCACTGAAGGTTCCCATATCCTAGTACCTCTACTGGTCAACGGTATATTTCTCTCTTTCTCCCTCCATTGTGAGACTTCATCTCCCAGACTCGGGTGTCAATGTAAGATACAACTATATTCagtttttttataagtttttcgaAGTATTTGTATGGTCATGTCCAAATATGTGCCAAACACGGGTATTTCAAGAACAAACAAAGAGTTGAAGCAACAAATGTGTGAATGTTTCACATATGTGTGTAGCTACTCAAACATTATATAGAAAACAGCATACCATTGATACAAGCCCAGGACCAGTGTGCTTGGctatgaaattttcaatttcaaacttATGGCCATATATTGAAGTACATCCACTACCATCACCTGCAAGACAAGATTTTAATGTAACGATTATATAACATTGGAGCAAATTGATCTCAATAGTTTTATGTTATCGACAACTATTAATAAACAGCTGTTCATCGTTTTAcacttaaaaaatcaaaataccgGTCGAAGCTATTGAAATATCAGTACTTTGGCAATCATTGCCCTCCATTTTAGGGGCAAAAGCTATCCTTTAGAGAAATATTGGCTTAGACATTTAAGCTAAGGACATTCAATGAAGAAGATAAGAACAGCAAGACCGATACTTCAATCATCTACTCGAAATCGATATActgaaacaaatgaaaaattcATAGTCTATAAGAAACTCGAGAAGCTGATTCTGGGTACTCAATGACTAACATGACTGATCAGATTAGCTAAGATTAtaaatgcaaaaataataataataataataataataaattaccaACCTTAAGAAAATCTCCAGCTTGAATCATAAAATCTTTAATAACCCTATGAAATTGGCAACCCTTGTAACCAACAGGCAGCCCTGCTTTTCTGATATCAATCCAATCAAAAAAAATGGGTAAGTAGGAATTAATCACGCAAATACAGATAATTAAGTTTCGGTGGGGAAAAAAACCTGTATTCGCCGGTACATAGCTGTCTGCAAATGGGGAAAAATTCAAGCTTCAAACAGAAATTTTATAGAATAATCGTAGAAAATGAGGGGTGAAGAAGTAGAAATACCTGAAATTTTCGGCGGTTTTAGGAGCGATATCAGCGAAGAGTTCCATTTTGATACGACCGGCGGGGATGGAACCGATGGTTATATCGAAAAAGACAATTGGATTTTTGGGATTCGGTGGCCTAACGTGCCACTCCACACCTCCACCGCTGCTTCCTCCTCCAGACGCCATGGCCGCCGTCCGCGACTCTGTTTCTTACTCTCACAACTTAGGTACTACTCTCGTTGCAGTCATTTTCGTCACTCGAGGAATCTTGTTTTACTTTACCTGTTTTCAACAGTAAATAGAGCAACTGTAAACTATGTCACATCTTAGTCATTTATCTATGaaagattacattttagtcacttacgttattattttgttacgaaataATCACTCCACCGTTAAActccattacctccctaacggtagtcctatgtggcagtccaaataagttttaaatgtcaacttagaTGTCCAGTTGCTAggatgaaaataagtttttaattaaataaatttaatttggactgccacgtaagaCATCTAAATTGGCATTCAAAATCCATTTAGACTACAACGTAAGATcaccgttagggaggtaacagagcttaacggtagagtgatcacttcgtaacaaaataataatataagtgattaaaacgtaacatttcaaacataagtgaccaaaatgtaatataataCGAACAAAAGTGACTTTTTTACAGTTTACCCATAGTACActgattatttttaaatttcttagataaacccctaatattttattattttagttatacATACCTAGCCAACCGTCCCCGAAGTCACTTCGCTCGATATCTCTCTCACCCatgtaaattataaaaagacttaaataaatagaaattattttaagaGGGTTAGAGTCCCTATCAATCCTCTTACTTTATCACTGCTAAAGGGTTAAgtaagaaattttgaaaaattggaAACCCACTGAATCGAAGTGTTTGAAAATGCAAGTTAAAAAAtctgaaaataatttaaaatttctatataaaaaaatatttt includes these proteins:
- the LOC107896382 gene encoding peptidyl-prolyl cis-trans isomerase CYP22, which encodes MASGGGSSGGGVEWHVRPPNPKNPIVFFDITIGSIPAGRIKMELFADIAPKTAENFRQLCTGEYRKAGLPVGYKGCQFHRVIKDFMIQAGDFLKGDGSGCTSIYGHKFEIENFIAKHTGPGLVSMFFITCTKCEWLDNKLVVFGRVLGDSLLIVRKIENVATGPNNRPKLPCIIAECGEM